One stretch of Streptomyces sp. R21 DNA includes these proteins:
- a CDS encoding DUF1918 domain-containing protein, producing the protein MRATVGDKLVQHGRIVGQHDKVAEIVEVMGAEGTPPYRVRFQDGHEAVCSPGPDSEIRHPEGGGQ; encoded by the coding sequence ATGCGAGCGACTGTGGGCGACAAGCTGGTGCAGCACGGCAGGATCGTCGGGCAGCACGACAAGGTCGCAGAGATCGTGGAAGTGATGGGTGCGGAAGGTACGCCCCCGTACCGCGTCCGCTTCCAGGACGGGCACGAGGCAGTGTGCTCGCCGGGCCCGGACTCGGAGATCCGGCATCCCGAAGGCGGCGGGCAGTAG
- a CDS encoding DMT family transporter yields the protein MRAHDSATATTSIAVSTSRRATTAAEPAGSARRAGTIQAALGVTAFSLTFPATAWGLEGFGPWSLVAVRSVLAALIAGGCLLALRVPVPDRAHWAGLAVVAAGVVVGFPLLTTLALQTSTTAHAAVVVGLLPLTTALLSALRTGARPSRTFWIAAVAGAAAVIAFTVQQSGGALTGADAFLFGALLICAAGYTEGGRLARIMPGWQVIGWALVLCLPLAVPGALVALSHEPVHLTAHSVTGLLWVAAGSQFLGLVVWYRGMAAIGIPKASQLQLAQPLLTLVWSVLLLGEHLTPAAPLTAAAVLVCIAATQRARG from the coding sequence ATGAGAGCACACGATAGCGCTACTGCCACGACCTCGATAGCGGTCAGCACGTCCCGCCGGGCGACCACGGCCGCGGAGCCCGCCGGGTCCGCCCGCCGGGCCGGGACGATTCAGGCCGCCCTCGGCGTGACCGCCTTCTCCCTCACCTTTCCCGCCACCGCCTGGGGCCTGGAGGGCTTCGGCCCCTGGTCCCTGGTGGCCGTGCGCAGCGTGCTCGCGGCCCTCATCGCGGGCGGCTGCCTGCTCGCCCTGCGCGTGCCGGTGCCGGACCGGGCGCACTGGGCGGGGCTCGCCGTCGTCGCCGCGGGTGTCGTCGTGGGCTTCCCGCTGCTGACGACGCTGGCCCTGCAGACGTCCACCACGGCCCACGCGGCCGTGGTCGTCGGACTGCTGCCGCTCACCACCGCGCTGCTCTCGGCGCTGCGCACCGGGGCGCGGCCCTCGCGCACGTTCTGGATCGCCGCCGTAGCGGGCGCCGCCGCGGTGATCGCGTTCACCGTGCAGCAGAGCGGCGGCGCCCTGACCGGCGCGGACGCCTTTCTCTTCGGGGCGCTGCTGATCTGCGCGGCGGGCTACACGGAGGGCGGGCGGCTGGCCCGGATCATGCCGGGCTGGCAGGTCATCGGCTGGGCGCTGGTGCTCTGCCTCCCGCTCGCGGTGCCGGGCGCACTGGTCGCACTGTCCCACGAGCCCGTGCACCTGACGGCGCACAGCGTGACCGGGCTGCTGTGGGTGGCCGCGGGGTCGCAGTTCCTCGGCCTGGTCGTCTGGTACCGGGGCATGGCCGCGATCGGCATTCCCAAGGCCAGCCAGTTGCAGTTGGCGCAGCCGCTGCTCACACTGGTGTGGTCGGTGCTGCTCCTCGGCGAGCACCTCACACCGGCCGCACCTCTGACGGCCGCCGCGGTCCTGGTCTGCATCGCGGCCACCCAACGGGCCCGGGGCTGA
- a CDS encoding PLP-dependent aminotransferase family protein, whose product MQERSSVGDLANQLRRELDRYSPGGKLPSSRALVERFRVSPVTVSRALAQLAAEGLVVTRPGAGAFRAGPRAAAPPVGDTSWQEVTLSADAAAELVPRTVDASGVLATLAAPPPGVVEFNGGYLHPSLQPERAMGAALSRAGRRPGAWSRPPVEGITELREWFARGIGGAITAAEVLITAGGQSALTTALRALAPPGAPVLVESPTYPGMLAIARAAGLRPVPVPMDADGVKPQLLADAFRASGARVFVCQPLFQNPTGAVLAPDRRGEVLRIARAAGAFVVEDDFLRRLVHEDAGPLPRPLAAEDPDGVVVHVNSLTKATSPSFRVGALAARGPVLERLRAIQVVDSFFVPRPLQEAALELVGSPAWPRHLRSVSAELKTRRDTMTAALRLRLPELALPHIPFGGYQLWLRLPDGTDESALVGGALRAGVSITPGRPYFSAEAPAGHVRLSFAAVGGTEEIGEGVRRLRAACDEVLGPG is encoded by the coding sequence ATGCAAGAGCGTAGCAGTGTGGGCGATCTGGCGAATCAGTTGAGGCGAGAGCTCGACCGCTACTCTCCGGGTGGAAAGCTGCCGTCGAGCCGGGCGCTCGTCGAGCGGTTCCGGGTGAGCCCGGTGACCGTGTCGCGGGCCCTGGCGCAGCTGGCCGCCGAGGGACTGGTGGTCACCCGGCCCGGAGCGGGCGCCTTCCGCGCCGGCCCGCGCGCCGCGGCTCCGCCGGTGGGGGACACCTCCTGGCAGGAGGTCACGCTGAGCGCGGACGCCGCGGCCGAACTCGTCCCGCGCACGGTGGACGCCTCCGGGGTGCTCGCCACGCTCGCCGCGCCGCCGCCCGGTGTCGTCGAGTTCAACGGCGGCTATCTGCACCCCTCGTTGCAGCCCGAGCGGGCGATGGGCGCGGCCCTGTCCCGGGCGGGGCGCCGTCCGGGGGCCTGGAGCCGGCCGCCCGTGGAGGGGATCACGGAGCTGCGCGAGTGGTTCGCGCGGGGGATCGGCGGCGCGATCACCGCCGCCGAGGTGCTCATCACGGCGGGCGGCCAGTCCGCGCTGACCACGGCGCTGCGCGCGCTCGCTCCGCCGGGCGCCCCGGTCCTCGTCGAATCCCCCACGTATCCGGGCATGCTGGCGATCGCCCGCGCGGCGGGTCTTCGGCCGGTCCCCGTACCGATGGATGCGGACGGCGTGAAGCCGCAGCTCCTCGCCGACGCCTTCCGGGCGAGCGGCGCCCGCGTCTTCGTCTGCCAGCCGCTGTTCCAGAATCCGACCGGCGCTGTGCTCGCTCCGGATCGCCGGGGCGAGGTGCTGCGGATCGCCCGCGCGGCCGGTGCGTTCGTCGTCGAGGACGATTTCCTACGACGTCTCGTGCACGAGGACGCCGGCCCGCTGCCGCGTCCGCTGGCCGCAGAGGATCCCGACGGGGTCGTCGTGCACGTCAACTCCCTTACCAAGGCGACCTCTCCGAGCTTCCGGGTGGGCGCGCTGGCTGCCCGCGGCCCGGTCCTGGAGCGGCTGCGCGCCATCCAGGTCGTCGACTCGTTCTTCGTGCCGCGCCCGCTCCAGGAGGCCGCGCTCGAACTCGTCGGCTCGCCCGCCTGGCCCCGCCATCTCCGGTCCGTTTCGGCCGAGTTGAAGACCCGCCGCGACACGATGACCGCCGCCCTGCGGCTACGGCTCCCCGAACTCGCCCTGCCGCACATCCCGTTCGGCGGCTACCAGCTGTGGCTGCGGCTGCCGGACGGCACGGACGAGTCCGCCCTCGTCGGGGGCGCCCTGCGCGCGGGCGTGTCCATCACCCCCGGCCGCCCGTACTTCAGCGCCGAGGCCCCCGCCGGGCATGTGCGGCTGAGTTTCGCGGCGGTCGGGGGGACGGAGGAGATCGGGGAGGGGGTACGGCGGTTGAGGGCGGCGTGCGACGAGGTGCTCGGGCCCGGGTGA
- a CDS encoding histidine phosphatase family protein, with the protein MHLRVTFVAAARSSSLLAERFEDDRPLDQAGWDEVQRAAHELVPLAAAELRYCSPTPRSRATGDALGYAPLVQLALRDCDMGRWRGLTLGEAMAREPAAVDAWLGDPRSTPHGGESLLSFIQRVGNWLDTRPADDGSRIVAVAEPSVVRAALVYALKAPPSTYWNIDVRPLSTVTLAGHGGRWNFRLESGLQRV; encoded by the coding sequence ATGCATCTTCGGGTCACGTTCGTAGCCGCCGCGCGCAGCTCCTCGCTGCTTGCCGAGCGCTTCGAGGACGACCGGCCGTTGGACCAGGCCGGGTGGGACGAGGTGCAGCGCGCTGCCCACGAGCTGGTGCCCCTGGCGGCGGCCGAGCTGCGCTACTGTTCGCCGACGCCCCGCAGCCGCGCCACCGGCGACGCCCTCGGCTATGCGCCGCTGGTCCAGCTCGCCCTGCGCGACTGCGACATGGGGCGCTGGCGGGGCCTCACGCTGGGCGAGGCGATGGCGCGCGAGCCGGCGGCCGTGGACGCCTGGCTGGGCGACCCGCGCTCGACGCCGCACGGCGGCGAATCCCTGCTGTCCTTCATCCAGCGCGTCGGCAACTGGCTCGACACCCGTCCCGCGGACGACGGCAGCCGGATCGTGGCCGTAGCCGAGCCCTCGGTGGTGCGGGCCGCGCTCGTCTACGCGCTGAAGGCCCCGCCGTCGACGTACTGGAACATCGACGTGCGCCCCCTGTCGACGGTCACCCTCGCGGGCCACGGCGGGCGCTGGAACTTCCGGCTGGAGTCCGGGCTTCAGCGGGTCTGA
- a CDS encoding DUF6314 family protein, with translation MTKVWPVIDVLAYLKGSWRVRRSVRDLASGAEGEFTGETLFRPLGEGSDGGPGLLHQESGTFVWQSVSRPAERTLRFLPGERPGTAAVLFADGRPFHDLDLTDGRYVADHPCSADLYRGEFTVYDEDRWRTVWRVGGPAKDLVLTTDYTRLSPAPDPQTR, from the coding sequence GTGACCAAGGTCTGGCCGGTAATCGACGTACTGGCGTACCTGAAAGGGAGTTGGCGCGTACGACGCTCGGTGCGGGACCTCGCGAGCGGCGCGGAGGGGGAGTTCACCGGCGAAACGCTCTTCCGGCCGCTGGGCGAAGGCAGTGACGGCGGCCCGGGCCTCCTCCACCAGGAGTCCGGCACCTTCGTCTGGCAGAGCGTCTCCCGGCCCGCCGAGCGGACGCTGCGCTTCCTGCCCGGCGAGCGCCCCGGCACGGCGGCCGTCCTCTTCGCCGACGGCCGCCCGTTCCACGACCTCGACCTGACCGACGGGCGGTACGTCGCCGACCACCCCTGCTCGGCGGACCTCTACCGGGGCGAGTTCACCGTGTACGACGAGGACCGCTGGCGCACGGTGTGGCGCGTGGGCGGCCCCGCCAAGGACCTGGTCCTGACGACCGACTACACGCGCCTGAGCCCCGCGCCGGACCCTCAGACCCGCTGA
- a CDS encoding alpha-L-arabinofuranosidase C-terminal domain-containing protein, whose translation MPRTRSRWRLGLTATTLLVASAVLPVPSNAAAADVTDYAINVDPKGSGAKIDDTMYGVFFEDINRAADGGLYAELVQNRSFEYSTADNNSYTPLTSWATSGTAKAVSDDGRLGARNRTYLALDGGSSVTNSGYNTGIRVESGKAYDFSVWARADAAAPLTVTLHDADGALAEARKVTARGGWAKYTAKFTATRGSTTGRLTVAAGGPVAVDMVSLFPRDTYKGRANGLRKDLAQKIAALHPGFVRFPGGCLVNTGSMQGYDEASGYQRKRSYQWKDTIGPVEQRATNSNFWGYNQSYGLGYYEYFQYSEDIGAMPLPVVPALVTGCGQNKATDDDALLKRHIQDTLDLIEFANGPATSTWGKKRAQMGHPKPFHLTHIEVGNEENLPNEFFARFTQFRAAIAAKYPDIKVISNAGPDDSGTTFDTAWKLNKDADVDMVDEHYYNSPQWFLQNNDRYDSYDRNGPKVFLGEYASGGNTFKNALSEAAYMTGLERNADVVKLASYAPLLANEDYVQWRPDMIWFNNHASWNSADYEVQKLFMTNVGDRVVPSTATGTPSLTAPISGAVGLSTWATTAAYDDVKVTGEDGSALFGDDFSGDASKWTHSGGGSWSVQDGQYVQTDVAAENTMVSAGDPAWHDYDLHVKATKKSGKEGFLVAFGVKDTGNYYWWNLGGWNNTQSAVEQAVDGGKSTLIAKPGSVETGRAYDVDVKVRGRQVTLYLDGQEWGSFTDDKPAEPFRQVVTKDAKTGDLIVKVVNAQAAEARTAIDLGGAKTASKAQVTTLAAAPDAVNSETATTVAPVRSTFTGVARKFTYTFPANSVTFLRIKQK comes from the coding sequence ATGCCACGCACCCGCTCCCGCTGGAGACTCGGCCTCACCGCCACCACGCTTCTGGTGGCCTCGGCCGTCCTTCCCGTGCCCTCGAACGCCGCTGCCGCGGACGTCACCGACTACGCGATCAACGTCGACCCGAAGGGCTCGGGCGCGAAGATCGACGACACCATGTACGGGGTGTTCTTCGAGGACATCAACCGCGCCGCGGACGGCGGGCTGTACGCGGAACTGGTCCAGAACCGGTCCTTCGAGTACAGCACCGCCGACAACAACTCCTATACGCCGCTGACTTCCTGGGCCACCTCCGGCACGGCGAAGGCGGTGAGTGACGACGGGCGCCTGGGTGCCCGCAACCGCACGTATCTCGCCCTGGACGGCGGTTCGTCCGTCACCAACTCCGGTTACAACACCGGCATCAGGGTCGAGAGCGGCAAGGCCTACGACTTCTCGGTGTGGGCCCGCGCCGACGCCGCCGCACCCCTCACCGTGACGCTGCACGACGCGGACGGCGCGCTCGCCGAGGCCCGCAAGGTGACCGCGCGCGGCGGCTGGGCCAAGTACACGGCGAAGTTCACCGCGACGCGCGGCAGCACCACCGGCCGCCTCACCGTTGCCGCGGGCGGTCCCGTCGCCGTCGACATGGTCTCGCTCTTCCCGCGTGACACCTACAAGGGGCGCGCGAACGGCCTGCGCAAGGACCTCGCCCAGAAGATCGCCGCCCTCCATCCGGGCTTCGTGCGCTTCCCCGGCGGCTGCCTGGTCAACACCGGCAGCATGCAGGGCTACGACGAGGCCTCCGGCTACCAGCGCAAGCGCTCGTACCAGTGGAAGGACACCATCGGCCCGGTCGAGCAGCGCGCCACCAACTCCAACTTCTGGGGCTACAACCAGAGTTACGGGCTCGGCTACTACGAGTACTTCCAGTACTCCGAGGACATCGGCGCGATGCCGCTGCCCGTCGTCCCGGCCCTCGTCACCGGCTGCGGCCAGAACAAGGCCACCGACGACGACGCCCTGCTCAAGCGGCACATCCAGGACACCCTCGACCTCATCGAGTTCGCCAACGGCCCGGCGACGAGCACCTGGGGCAAGAAGCGCGCGCAGATGGGCCACCCCAAGCCCTTCCACCTCACCCACATCGAGGTCGGTAACGAGGAGAACCTGCCCAACGAGTTCTTCGCGCGCTTCACGCAGTTCCGCGCCGCCATCGCGGCCAAGTACCCGGACATCAAGGTGATCTCGAACGCCGGACCCGACGACTCGGGCACCACCTTCGACACCGCGTGGAAGCTGAACAAGGACGCCGACGTCGACATGGTCGACGAGCACTACTACAACAGCCCGCAGTGGTTCCTGCAGAACAACGACCGCTACGACTCCTACGACAGGAACGGCCCCAAGGTCTTCCTCGGCGAGTACGCCTCGGGCGGCAACACCTTCAAGAACGCCCTCTCCGAAGCCGCGTACATGACCGGCCTGGAGCGCAACGCGGACGTCGTGAAGCTCGCCTCGTACGCCCCGCTGCTCGCCAACGAGGACTACGTGCAGTGGCGTCCCGACATGATCTGGTTCAACAACCACGCGTCATGGAACTCCGCGGACTACGAGGTCCAGAAACTCTTCATGACCAACGTCGGTGACCGCGTGGTGCCCAGCACCGCCACCGGCACGCCCTCCCTCACCGCACCCATCTCCGGCGCCGTGGGCCTGTCGACGTGGGCGACCACGGCGGCGTACGACGACGTCAAGGTGACCGGCGAGGACGGCAGCGCGCTGTTCGGCGACGACTTCAGCGGCGACGCATCGAAGTGGACCCATTCGGGCGGCGGGAGCTGGAGCGTCCAGGACGGCCAGTACGTGCAGACCGACGTGGCCGCCGAGAACACCATGGTCTCGGCGGGCGACCCGGCCTGGCACGACTACGACCTGCATGTGAAGGCCACCAAGAAGTCCGGCAAGGAGGGCTTCCTCGTCGCCTTCGGCGTCAAGGACACCGGCAACTACTACTGGTGGAACCTGGGCGGCTGGAACAACACCCAGTCCGCCGTCGAACAGGCCGTGGACGGCGGCAAGTCGACGCTGATCGCCAAGCCCGGTTCCGTCGAGACGGGCCGCGCCTACGACGTCGACGTCAAGGTACGGGGCCGGCAGGTCACCCTCTATCTCGACGGCCAGGAGTGGGGCAGCTTCACCGACGACAAGCCCGCCGAGCCGTTCCGCCAGGTCGTCACCAAGGATGCGAAGACCGGCGACCTGATCGTCAAGGTCGTCAACGCCCAGGCCGCCGAGGCCCGTACGGCCATCGACCTCGGCGGGGCGAAGACCGCGTCGAAGGCCCAGGTGACCACGCTCGCCGCGGCGCCCGACGCGGTGAACAGCGAGACGGCCACCACGGTCGCCCCGGTCAGGTCGACCTTCACGGGAGTCGCCCGCAAGTTCACGTACACCTTCCCGGCGAACTCCGTCACCTTCCTGCGGATCAAGCAGAAGTAG
- a CDS encoding carboxymuconolactone decarboxylase family protein, with amino-acid sequence MSESTTREERFAHGLEVLRGVNSEVGQRVLDSLADVSPELGHQVMAWGFGEIYSRPQLVPRDRQLVTLGMLTALGGCESQLEVHINTALNVGLTPEEITEALLQSAGYCGFPRALNATAVAKKVFAERGLLPLGQQPAQDPATSA; translated from the coding sequence ATGAGCGAGAGCACCACCCGCGAGGAGCGATTCGCGCACGGCCTGGAGGTGCTGCGCGGCGTCAACAGCGAGGTCGGGCAGCGGGTCCTCGACTCGCTGGCCGACGTCAGCCCGGAGCTGGGCCACCAGGTGATGGCCTGGGGGTTCGGGGAGATCTACTCCCGTCCACAACTCGTGCCCCGCGACCGGCAGTTGGTCACGCTGGGCATGCTCACCGCACTCGGCGGCTGCGAGTCCCAGCTGGAGGTGCACATCAACACGGCCCTGAACGTGGGCCTGACCCCCGAGGAGATCACCGAGGCGCTGTTGCAGTCGGCCGGCTACTGCGGCTTCCCCCGGGCGCTGAACGCCACAGCCGTGGCGAAGAAGGTCTTCGCCGAGCGCGGGCTGCTGCCGCTCGGACAGCAGCCCGCTCAGGACCCCGCTACTTCTGCTTGA
- a CDS encoding acyltransferase family protein, translating into MADARVEPVAPTARPERRPELDALRLLVVLGLVFFHSALVFDTEDDFYVKNAETSDVPTIVGGLGVVWAMPMLFLVAGFGAWHSLRRRGPAGFVVERLRRLGVPLLFALVTLLPVPQWLRRRAADPGYHESYWRYWPRFFDVHLEPAKFPFVVQGDDFETGHLWFVLLLLVFSLAVALLVLRLPRGLARRTLDRLAVAAQRRGAILLPTVPVALISALVGLEKNYAAWHRWAYLLFFLYGFVVAADERFRTAMRREAGWAAGLGLVLYLAALPGFLAADDPFTDRTALAIGARALYGAAGWCWLVGILGLLDRRGRRRAPAGPSELPADEEPDRRSRRVYGYLAAAVLPLYVLHQPIVVAVAYGVVGWHAPVAVKYVVIVAASLALTVAAYDLLVRRTRVTRFLFGMRP; encoded by the coding sequence ATGGCGGACGCACGCGTCGAACCAGTGGCGCCGACCGCGCGGCCGGAGCGGCGGCCCGAACTGGACGCCCTGCGCCTGCTGGTGGTGCTCGGGCTGGTGTTCTTCCACTCGGCGCTGGTCTTCGACACCGAGGACGACTTCTACGTCAAGAACGCCGAGACCTCGGACGTGCCCACGATCGTCGGCGGTCTCGGCGTGGTCTGGGCGATGCCCATGCTGTTCCTCGTCGCGGGGTTCGGCGCATGGCACTCGCTGCGCAGGCGCGGCCCCGCCGGGTTCGTCGTCGAGCGGCTGAGGCGGCTCGGCGTACCGCTGCTCTTCGCGCTGGTCACGCTGCTCCCGGTGCCGCAGTGGCTGCGACGGCGGGCCGCCGACCCCGGCTACCACGAGTCGTACTGGCGGTACTGGCCGCGGTTCTTCGACGTGCACCTGGAGCCCGCCAAGTTCCCCTTCGTCGTGCAGGGCGACGATTTCGAGACCGGGCACCTGTGGTTCGTGCTGCTCCTGCTCGTGTTCTCGCTCGCGGTGGCCCTGCTGGTCCTGCGGCTGCCGCGCGGCCTCGCCCGACGCACCCTCGACCGCCTGGCCGTGGCGGCTCAGCGGCGCGGCGCGATCCTGCTGCCCACCGTCCCGGTCGCGCTGATCAGCGCGCTGGTGGGCCTGGAGAAGAACTACGCGGCTTGGCACCGCTGGGCGTACCTGCTGTTCTTCCTGTACGGCTTCGTGGTCGCCGCCGACGAGCGGTTCAGGACGGCGATGCGCCGCGAAGCGGGCTGGGCCGCCGGTCTCGGCCTGGTCCTGTACCTGGCCGCGCTGCCCGGGTTCCTGGCCGCGGACGACCCCTTCACGGACCGGACCGCGCTCGCGATCGGCGCCCGGGCCCTGTACGGCGCGGCGGGCTGGTGCTGGCTGGTCGGCATCCTGGGACTGCTCGACCGCCGCGGCCGACGCCGTGCTCCGGCGGGCCCGTCCGAGCTGCCCGCGGACGAGGAGCCGGACCGCCGGAGCCGACGGGTGTACGGCTACCTGGCCGCCGCCGTGCTGCCGCTGTACGTCCTGCACCAGCCGATCGTCGTCGCCGTCGCCTACGGCGTGGTGGGCTGGCACGCGCCGGTCGCCGTCAAGTACGTCGTCATCGTGGCGGCCTCGCTCGCGCTCACCGTGGCGGCGTACGACCTGCTGGT